A genome region from Brassica oleracea var. oleracea cultivar TO1000 chromosome C2, BOL, whole genome shotgun sequence includes the following:
- the LOC106322931 gene encoding receptor-like cytosolic serine/threonine-protein kinase RBK1 — translation MAVEEMEKKKKKKNTGSNEKTETENSDSLSIDDPSPRCVLEIPLTSSDSDNSSSCSSCSPDKSSSPLSTTPPNVSSFQHHGLQWNKMIDSIKKKSIRRFSVIPLLASYELTRKNMRRKQPKLSPSPVDCDQILVAKPSWRNFSYEELVAATDSFNPENMIGKGGHAEVYKGVLPDGETVAIKKLMRHAMEEEEERVSDFLSELGMIAHVNHANAARLRGFSSDRGLHFVLEYAPHGSLASLLFGSEEECLDWKKRYKVALGVADGLSYLHNDCPRRIIHRDIKASNILLSQDYEAQISDFGLAKWLPENCPQHIVFPIEGTFGYLAPEYFMHGIVDEKTDVFAFGVLLLEIITGRRAVDTDSRKSIVMWVKPLLEKSSLEEIVDPKLGNDFDETEMRRVMQTASMCIHHVATMRPNMNRLVQLLRGDDRLAEPHGGARTVSLDGCDLQDHTSSSYLDGLIRHRQLLME, via the exons ATGGCTGTTGAAG AGATGGAGAAGAAAAAGAAGAAGAAGAACACAGGAAGCAATGAAAAGACAGAGACGGAGAACAGCGACTCATTATCTATCGACGATCCATCGCCGAGATGCGTTCTTGAAATCCCATTAACGAGTTCTGACTCCGACAACAGCAGCAGCTGCAGCTCGTGCTCGCCTGATAAGTCATCGTCGCCGTTATCTACAACTCCTCCGAACGTCTCGTCTTTTCAGCACCACGGTCTTCAATGGAACAAGATGATAGACTCTATCAAGAAGAAGTCCATCAGGAGATTCTCTGTCATTCCTCTCCTCGCCAGCTACGAGCTCACGAGGAAAAACATGCGGCGGAAACAGCCTAAGTTGTCTCCTTCTCCGGTTGACTGCGATCAAATATTGGTCGCTAAACCGTCGTGGCGAAATTTCAGTTACGAAGAGCTTGTGGCCGCCACGGACAGTTTTAATCCCG AGAATATGATTGGGAAAGGAGGACATGCGGAGGTGTACAAAGGAGTTTTACCTGACGGAGAGACGGTGGCGATCAAGAAGCTGATGAGACACGCCATGGAAGAAGAAGAAGAAAGAGTCAGCGACTTCTTATCCGAGTTAGGGATGATCGCACACGTTAACCACGCAAACGCAGCTAGGCTTCGCGGTTTCAGTAGCGATCGCGGTTTGCATTTTGTGCTTGAGTACGCTCCGCACGGCAGTCTCGCTTCTCTACTCTTTG GGTCTGAGGAGGAGTGTTTGGATTGGAAGAAACGGTATAAAGTAGCTTTGGGTGTAGCTGATGGTTTGAGTTATCTTCATAATGATTGTCCTAGACGGATTATTCACCGTGACATCAAAGCTTCCAACATTTTGCTAAGCCAAGATTATGAAGCTCAG ATATCTGATTTTGGACTTGCTAAATGGCTCCCAGAGAATTGTCCTCAACATATTGTTTTCCCTATCGAAGGCACATTCGG GTATCTAGCTCCAGAGTACTTTATGCATGGGATAGTTGATGAGAAGACGGATGTGTTTGCTTTTGGGGTGTTGCTTCTAGAGATCATAACTGGTCGTCGAGCGGTTGATACAGATAGCAGGAAAAGCATTGTGATGTGG GTGAAACCGCTTCTGGAGAAGAGCAGCTTGGAGGAAATAGTTGATCCTAAGCTAGGAAATGACTTTGATGAAACTGAGATGAGAAGGGTGATGCAAACAGCTTCAATGTGCATACACCATGTAGCCACTATGCGTCCTAATATGAACCGG TTGGTGCAGCTATTGCGTGGGGATGACCGGTTAGCTGAGCCTCACGGCGGAGCAAGAACAGTGAGTCTCGACGGGTGTGACCTACAAGATCATACCTCTTCCTCGTACCTTGACGGTCTCATTCGGCATAGACAACTCTTAATGGAGTGA
- the LOC106323011 gene encoding dnaJ protein ERDJ2B-like, whose product MKPSLTTSKVMDVFIKAAEYTEIPVRKTDDESLKKLFTSVKSELSLDPKKMKQDEAKFWKQDPAVIKAELLIQKQLTRESAVLSPSLQSDFRRVLEFAPRLLEDLMKMAVIPHNEQGHGWLSLALGVIELSQCIVHAVPLSARKSTSEDTAPLIAGSCNV is encoded by the exons ATGAAACCCTCTTTGACTACAAGCAAAGTCATGGACGTTTTCATCAAAGCAGCTGAGTACACAGAGATTCCAGTCCGTAAAACCGATGATGAATCTCTGAAGAAACTCTTTACCTCTGTCAAAAGCGAGCTAAGTCTGGATCCTAAGAAAATGAAGCAAGATGAAGCTAAGTTTTGGAAACAGGATCCTGCAGTTATCAAG GCTGAGCTTTTGATACAGAAACAGTTAACTCGTGAATCAGCAGTTTTGTCTCCGTCTCTGCAAAGTGATTTCAGGCGTGTCTTAGAGTTTGCACCTCGTCTCCTTGAAGATTTAATGAAG ATGGCGGTTATACCCCACAATGAACAAGGGCATGGATGGTTAAGTCTTGCACTCGGAGTCATAGAGCTATCTCAATGCATTGTTCAT GCTGTTCCTCTTAGTGCGAGGAAGTCAACTTCAGAAGACACTGCTCCTTTGATTGCAGGCTCTTGTAACGTTTGA